A single window of Candoia aspera isolate rCanAsp1 chromosome 3, rCanAsp1.hap2, whole genome shotgun sequence DNA harbors:
- the PLAGL2 gene encoding zinc finger protein PLAGL2 has translation MTAFFTSVPNWIQDAKQEEEEEVGWKLVPRPRARESESQGRCQYELSEVSFPGVDKLRASPEQRPYCCPQLHCGKAFASKYKLYRHLATHSAQKPHQCMYCEKMFHRKDHLRNHLQTHDPNKEALHCPECGKNYNTKLGYRRHLAMHAAASGDLSCKVCLQMFESTQVLLEHLKAHSRRPPSGSTKEKKHPCDHCDRRFYTRKDVRRHLVVHTGRKDFLCQYCAQRFGRKDHLTRHMKKSHSQELLKIKAEPVDMLGLLSCSSAVAVKEELSPVLCVASRDVMSSKSFPGMLPVGMYGAHVPAMPSSAMPHTLVPNPLPMGMSYPLDSSSPPQPPPKYQLGSTSYFPDKIPKTEVDSCVAELPGGLSLVAGEPSSSSPQPPTLEETLLSKSPALLSEALCAANMDFSHLLGFLPLNLPSCNPPVSSGGLVMGYSQGETQSLLTTLPPQEPSSGTTPSLGFGALHPLPSMFSPGLGATTLPRFHQAFQ, from the exons ATGACCGCATTCTTCACCAGCGTCCCAAACTGGATTCAAGATgcaaagcaggaggaggaggaggaggtgggctGGAAACTAGTGCCCAGACCCAGAGCTCGAGAGAGTGAGAGCCAAGGGAGGTGCCAGTATGAGCTGTCTGAAGTGTCCTTCCCTGGTGTGGATAAACTGAGAGCCAGCCCAGAGCAGAGGCCTTACTGCTGCCCTCAACTGCACTGTGGCAAGGCCTTTGCCTCCAAGTACAAGCTCTACAG GCACCTGGCCACGCACTCTGCCCAGAAGCCCCACCAGTGCATGTACTGTGAGAAAATGTTCCACCGGAAGGACCATCTTCGCAACCACCTTCAGACTCACGACCCAAACAAAGAGGCCCTCCATTGCCCAGAGTGCGGCAAGAACTATAACACCAAACTCGGCTACCGGCGTCACCTGGCCATGCACGCCGCTGCCAGTGGGGACCTCAGCTGCAAAGTGTGCCTGCAGATGTTCGAGAGCACCCAGGTGCTGCTGGAGCACCTCAAGGCCCACTCCCGCAGGCCGCCGTCGGGCAGCACGAAGGAGAAGAAGCACCCCTGCGACCACTGCGACCGGCGCTTCTACACCCGCAAAGACGTGCGGCGGCACCTCGTGGTGCACACGGGCCGGAAGGACTTCTTGTGCCAGTACTGTGCCCAGAGGTTTGGCCGCAAGGACCACCTGACCAGGCACATGAAGAAGAGCCACTCCCAAGAACTGCTGAAGATCAAGGCCGAGCCGGTGGACATGCTGGGCCTCCTGAGCTGCAGCTCGGCGGTGGCAGTGAAGGAGGAGCTGAGCCCCGTCTTGTGCGTGGCATCCCGGGATGTGATGAGCAGCAAGAGCTTCCCTGGCATGCTTCCCGTGGGCATGTATGGGGCCCACGTCCCGGCTATGCCCAGCTCAGCGATGCCCCACACGTTGGTCCCCAACCCCCTTCCAATGGGAATGAGCTACCCTCTGGACTCGTCTTCCCCTCCACAGCCTCCCCCGAAGTACCAGCTTGGATCTACCTCATACTTCCCAGACAAAATTCCCAAAACCGAGGTGGACAGCTGCGTGGCAGAGCTCCCCGGAGGCCTTTCGCTGGTAGCCGGTGAGCCGTCCTCTTCCTCGCCTCAGCCCCCCACCCTGGAGGAGACGCTGCTCTCCAAGAGCCCTGCTCTGCTCTCCGAAGCGCTCTGTGCTGCTAACATGGACTTCTCCCACCTCCTGGGCTTCCTTCCCTTGAACCTCCCATCGTGCAACCCGCCTGTCTCCTCGGGGGGGCTAGTTATGGGTTATTCCCAGGGAGAGACCCAGTCCCTCCTCACCACCCTGCCGCCGCAGGAGCCCTCCTCGGGAACCACGCCCTCCCTTGGCTTCGGAGCGCTTCACCCGCTGCCCTCGATGTTTTCCCCGGGCCTGGGTGCCACCACTTTGCCACGTTTCCATCAAGCATTCCAGTGA